One part of the Coregonus clupeaformis isolate EN_2021a unplaced genomic scaffold, ASM2061545v1 scaf0385, whole genome shotgun sequence genome encodes these proteins:
- the LOC121548254 gene encoding programmed cell death protein 5 isoform X2 — translation MADDELEAIRRQRMAELQSKHGDSSNDQQGQQEAKQRETEMRNSILAQVLDQSARARLSNLALVKPEKAKAVENYLIQMARMGQLGGKISETGLIDILEKVSQQTEKKTTVKFNRRKVMDSDDEDDD, via the exons ATGGCAGACGACGAATTGGAGGCTATCAGGCGGCAACGCATGGCCGAACTGCAGTCAAAACATGGG GACTCTTCAAATGACCAGCAAGGGCAGCAGGAGGCCAAACAGAG GGAAACAGAGATGAGGAACTCCATACTGGCTCAGGTTCTAGACCAGTCCGCCCGTGCCAGAT tgAGTAACTTGGCTCTGGTGAAGCCAGAGAAGGCCAAAGCAGTGGAGAATTACCTCATACAGATGGCCCGCATGGGCCAGCTGGGGGGAAAG ATTTCAGAGACTGGTTTGATCGACATCCTAGAAAAAGTTAGTCAGCAAACAGAAAAAAAGACAACTGTCAAG ttCAACCGACGAAAGGTGATGGACTcagatgatgaggatgatgattgA
- the LOC121548254 gene encoding programmed cell death protein 5 isoform X1 translates to MADDELEAIRRQRMAELQSKHGSLSWNQMNLGDSSNDQQGQQEAKQRETEMRNSILAQVLDQSARARLSNLALVKPEKAKAVENYLIQMARMGQLGGKISETGLIDILEKVSQQTEKKTTVKFNRRKVMDSDDEDDD, encoded by the exons ATGGCAGACGACGAATTGGAGGCTATCAGGCGGCAACGCATGGCCGAACTGCAGTCAAAACATGGG AGTCTGTCTTGGAACCAAATGAATCTGGGG GACTCTTCAAATGACCAGCAAGGGCAGCAGGAGGCCAAACAGAG GGAAACAGAGATGAGGAACTCCATACTGGCTCAGGTTCTAGACCAGTCCGCCCGTGCCAGAT tgAGTAACTTGGCTCTGGTGAAGCCAGAGAAGGCCAAAGCAGTGGAGAATTACCTCATACAGATGGCCCGCATGGGCCAGCTGGGGGGAAAG ATTTCAGAGACTGGTTTGATCGACATCCTAGAAAAAGTTAGTCAGCAAACAGAAAAAAAGACAACTGTCAAG ttCAACCGACGAAAGGTGATGGACTcagatgatgaggatgatgattgA